TTATTTCTTAATAAGTTAAGGAggtaaaaggtctggagttgTTTCGAAATGTGGGATTTGCGTGTAGAAACTACTGCAGAGAAACAGGACATGCTCAGTCTGCAGCAGCAAACTAGGAGGAGTGGATGGATCTGGACGAATCATCTCAGGATCCGTTGACAACACCACAGAGTCGAGGCTCGTCATTATCTAAGTCTAACATAAAGAGAAGGCTTCACGAGAGCTCACCACGAGGTGCAAACTGTCCATAAGCCTCCAGAAGcgaaagaaaagggaggaaactTTAACTCATGGGCTATTAGGCagtttcagtcacaatgaaaACGTTCCACAATCTGTGTTAATTTCCTGTTGTGCTTCCTGAATGATTGTGGGAGGCCAGGAAGCAGCAAAGCCTCACCTCCTTCCTCTGATAACTATGTGCTTCGCCCACTCAGATATTGTCCTCATCTGAACTTGATTTTGTTGAAatgcatctttctttctttaatgccaggacaacactaaaaaaaatattttaactcTGGCCTCTGGTTTTGTAGTGAGTTGAATATTTCAGGAGATATCGGCTGGAGAGATTTCTAGGCTGTCACtacatttgaaaaacacaaaagtctCGGATGAAAGCCTGCAAATATATAATGGtttataaaaaggaaaatttgatttattttccattattctCCATGGGTCATGGTTCATCTGCATTCCTGTTGTagaaatttaaacaaatgccaTGTGTCTCCAGTGAATATTTACTGGTTGGTTGATTTACTGGTTTGTTTCCAGTTAACAGTAAATGTGATTGTGGAGCTTAAAGGTAGTAACCAACGgtttgtttaaataaagaataaaaattaggTGAAAATTGGAAAAATCATATTACTTTTCCATCTCAACTGGTTTGACTTGTTATGTTGTGCAGGTTAGGAAAGGTCCAGAGATCAAGTTCATCACTGTCCTATTGTCAACGCAACAATATCCTATGGCCTCCGTCTGTCCCGCGGCTCTGTTTGCATTGTCAGTAAAATGTGGAAAGTACCGTGAGCTCATACAACACAAAGAGATCCTGTCTGACGCAGCATGATAGTGACCTGAGAACATTCTGCTGTAAAATCACTCATCTTTCTGAGAGAAATAACATTTACTGTCCTGAACAAAGTCTTTATCAACACAACTGTCCTTTAAAGAAAGTTACACACACAGGAATGTAATtcagagaaacactgacaaacTATTTCTACTATTAGACAAAcgtattcatttaaaatctaatcAGTGGCATTAAATAGAAACAGAGTTAATACCTGCCTTGTGCTTGACTGGTTGTCTTCTTTGGGTTAAGATACTTGGATCTGATGAACCAGGCAGCCAGtccaacaagaacaacaacaccagcGACAACAGGTATTACAATGGTCATCAAATCTGttgattaaagaaataaaatatgtcacaacaacgacaaccatttaaagaattaaaagaTGAGAATATTTTTTAGAATCACTCTTACGATGTCTTTGGTCTGGGTTGTCTGATCCTCGGCTCTTCTTTCCTCCACAGAACGTGGTCACATCGACTGGAAGagtcttcttctctgcaggGTTGGAAGCCACACATCTCAATGAAGAGCTGAAGTCCTGCTCTTGtacagagagaagcagagagacagcAGAGCTGCTCTGGTTCAGGATCTCCTCGTCTTTGTACCAGGACAGTGTGGTCTCTTCAGCCACAGAACACAGCAGGGAGCAGCTCTCAGAGCTCACATTCTGTTTTTTCACTGCAGGAGATGGGACAGGGTctgcagaggaaagagacaTGAAGACCCCTGACTTTACAAACTACACTTCACTCACTGTTTCACACGTTGGACCACAAATAAAAAGGTCTCAAGGTGATTAGTCGACATTAAAGTCTCAAAGATTTTCATCTGAATAAAAGTCAAAGTGAGGTGAACACATTGTAATATTGgtgtatttgttttactgtgaacAGTCTGTGGTAACATTTCTGTGTAAACACTGTATTATTTACTATAATCT
The nucleotide sequence above comes from Mugil cephalus isolate CIBA_MC_2020 chromosome 2, CIBA_Mcephalus_1.1, whole genome shotgun sequence. Encoded proteins:
- the LOC125003777 gene encoding CD48 antigen-like isoform X2, producing the protein MSPAMEPRRTIIFLFLVIRLSETEEVKKNLTGTVGGNITIPDPVVERGFLLYKGKNIALVNKRELDILEDIYMNRLHWDQTTGLFTLTGLKKNDSGVYYVDSKKGRTSTTSYDLLVFDPVPSPAVKKQNVSSESCSLLCSVAEETTLSWYKDEEILNQSSSAVSLLLSVQEQDFSSSLRCVASNPAEKKTLPVDVTTFCGGKKSRGSDNPDQRHHLMTIVIPVVAGVVVLVGLAAWFIRSKYLNPKKTTSQAQGSGGQRFRRAVY